From Anopheles moucheti unplaced genomic scaffold, idAnoMoucSN_F20_07 U1, whole genome shotgun sequence, one genomic window encodes:
- the LOC128309250 gene encoding uncharacterized protein LOC128309250, translated as MDKKKKAAQLKKRIAEEHIKALEKFESSFTESVTNEVSDALECLERYKDDYFGAITQLMELDDSSHLLRNCPAFLTNDTQQRRDIVKSKGLCWNCLSGSHQVKGSSQPKITMAAQSEDEMVFLETAIVYILDDYGRQHEARALLDSGSMSNFVSEALARKLMTTRTKVNVSVSGIGKAIQHVRGSITATVRSKTQHFATQLELLVLETPSSDIPTSPIDVSSWDMTNVTLADPTYHIPGRIDVVIGGDAFWELHTGHKRSLGPGRPWLVETHFGWAVAGNTSQSSHTSRICHIVTTEQTLEAIMTRFWENETIPDDPVYSVEEDSCEKHYVSTTTRNASGRYVVCLPINPIPSIVLGSSREIAKRRFLAVERRLEANPQMKGPYSAFMKEYEKLGHMKKMPNPVDDDCPHYYLPHHAVFKEKSTSTKVRVVFDASCKTSTGVSLNDKLLVGPVIQQDLFTIMLRFRSHAIAITADVEKMYRQILHDSRDRNFLRILYRENPNDPIDTYELQTVTYGTASAPFLATRTLRQIAQDHQDEYPRAANSKIYQMPSRFKGKSPQCYVRRDSC; from the exons ATggataagaagaagaaagcagCGCAGCTGAAGAAGAGGATCGCAGAAGAGCACATAAAGGCGTTGGAGAAATTCGAGTCCTCGTTCACGGAAAGTGTCACAAATGAAGTGTCTGATGCGTTAGAGTGCTTAGAACGGTACAAGGACGATTATTTTGGCGCGATTACGCAGTTAATGGAGCTGGACGATAGCT CTCATTTGCTACGTAATTGTCCGGCCTTTCTCACCAACGATACACAACAGCGGCGGGACATTGTAAAGTCAAAGGGATTATGTTGGAACTGCCTCAGTGGTTCTCATCAGGTTAAAGGGT CATCACAACCGAAGATTACTATGGCGGCTCAATCGGAGGACGAAATGGTGTTCTTGGAAACGGCCATAGTGTATATTTTGGACGATTATGGAAGGCAGCACGAGGCAAGAGCACTGCTTGATTCGGGCTCGATGTCTAACTTTGTTTCGGAAGCTCTGGCTAGGAAACTAATGACCACCCGCACCAAGGTGAATGTTTCCGTTTCTGGCATCGGGAAAGCTATTCAACATGTAAGGGGATCGATCACGGCAACCGTTCGATCCAAAACTCAACACTTCGCCACTCAGTTGGAACTACTTGTATTGGAAACACCGTCATCGGACATACCAACTTCACCAATCGATGTATCATCCTGGGACATGACGAATGTGACACTAGCGGATCCCACGTATCACATTCCTGGCAGGATTGATGTCGTCATAGGTGGTGACGCTTTCTGGGAGCTACACACTGGGCACAAGCGTTCATTGGGCCCTGGTAGACCATGGCTAGTGGAGACGCATTTCGGATGGGCTGTAGCAGGAAATACATCGCAGTCATCACACACATCTCGTATATGTCATATTGTAACGACCGAGCAAACATTGGAAGCAATAATGACACGGTTTTGGGAAAACGAGACCATACCGGATGATCCTGTTTATTCGGTGGAAGAGGACAGCTGCGAGAAACATTACGTATCTACTACAACTCGTAATGCATCGGGGAGGTATGTTGTTTGCTTGCCAATTAATCCTATTCCGAGTATCGTTTTAGGATCCTCGAGAGAGATCGCAAAACGCAGGTTCCTTGCAGTAGAACGACGTTTGGAAGCCAACCCTCAGATGAAGGGACCATATTCTGCGTTTATGAAGGAATACGAGAAATTGGGGCATATGAAGAAAATGCCTAATCctgttgatgatgattgccCTCACTACTACCTTCCTCACCACGCAGTTTTTAAAGAGAAGAGTACCAGCACAAAGGTTCGAGTTGTGTTCGATGCGTCGTGCAAGACCTCTACCGGTGTCTCTTTAAACGACAAGCTTCTTGTTGGTCCCGTTATCCAGCAAGATCTTTTCACCATCATGCTGCGCTTTCGATCTCACGCAATTGCTATTACCGCGGACGTCGAAAAAATGTACCGGCAAATCCTTCACGACAGTCGAGATAGAAACTTTCTGCGCATTCTGTATCGAGAGAACCCGAATGATCCTAT AGATACCTATGAACTACAGACGGTCACTTATGGCACTGCTTCAGCTCCGTTTTTGGCGACTAGGACGTTGCGGCAGATCGCACAAGATCATCAGGACGAGTACCCACGGGCAGCGAACTCG AAGATCTATCAGATGCCATCAAGATTCAAAGGGAAATCTCCGCAATGTTACGTTCGGCGGGATTCGTGTTGA